Proteins co-encoded in one Papaver somniferum cultivar HN1 chromosome 5, ASM357369v1, whole genome shotgun sequence genomic window:
- the LOC113277427 gene encoding transcription initiation factor TFIID subunit 13-like, whose product MSNSSIVPSASSKVKVGTATPSDTSFKRKRGMFQKDLQHMMYGFGDDPNPLPETVALLEDIAVEYVTDLVHKSQDVATKRGKLLTDDFLRLIRKDIPKRHRCQELLSMNEELKQARKAFEVDEEKLASTD is encoded by the exons ATGAGTAATTCATCAATTGTTCCTTCTGCTTCCTCGAAAGTGAAAGTTGGAACAGCAACTCCTTCTGATACTTCTTTCAAGCGGAAAAGAGGAATGTTCCAGAAAGATT TGCAACATATGATGTATGGATTTGGTGATGACCCAAAT CCGCTTCCAGAAACGGTCGCTCTTTTGGAGGACATTGCTGTTGAATACGTCACGGATTTGGTTCATAAATCCCAAGATGTTGCAACAAAAAGAGGCAAGCTCTTGACTGACGACTTTCTACGTCTGATTCGCAAG GATATACCAAAGCGTCACAGATGTCAAGAATTGTTGTCTATGAACGAGGAGCTAAAGCAAGCCAGGAAAGCTTTCGAGGTTGACGAAGAGAAGCTTGCATCAACAGATTAA
- the LOC113279070 gene encoding RING-H2 finger protein ATL77-like, whose translation MDPNPNPNLRATMNIEAMQVSDLVADRYPYICDVMMFAVVVRVFEIFQWVTYRANEKITLRVSDCESTVRVFHSTASRLLSNVTSSLFITGILTQMNAPRGAEPVIIPFLQSFFTNVAQDDNNMGRNLIVVTVGIGFNTTIFCEGGDMIDEVLNGNGRPCDFIFRHSIFLSAFPRFPVAFGAVVIEPYGGPEPTMVCSICLEEVPTGTQVACLACEHKFHLACVWRWFMRSISCPLCRFRLPLRGG comes from the coding sequence ATGGATCCTAATCCCAACCCAAATTTAAGAGCAACCATGAATATTGAAGCTATGCAGGTAAGTGATTTAGTGGCAGATAGATATCCATACATATGTGATGTCATGATGTTTGCAGTTGTAGTACGTGTTTTTGAAATATTTCAATGGGTGACATATCGTGCAAATGAAAAAATCACCCTCCGGGTATCCGACTGTGAATCCACTGTGAGGGTTTTTCATTCTACAGCCAGTCGTTTGCTTTCCAATGTGACTTCAAGTCTGTTTATCACGGGGATATTAACTCAAATGAACGCTCCAAGGGGTGCAGAACCGGTAATAATCCCATTTCTCCAGTCATTTTTTACTAATGTTGCACAAGATGATAACAATATGGGCCGTAATCTAATTGTGGTCACAGTCGGTATTGGTTTCAATACTACTATTTTCTGTGAGGGAGGAGATATGATCGATGAAGTATTAAATGGTAATGGAAGACCCTGTGATTTTATATTTCGGCATAGTATTTTTCTTTCTGCATTTCCAAGATTTCCTGTGGCTTTTGGTGCAGTGGTTATAGAACCATATGGTGGTCCTGAACCAACAATGGTTTGCTCGATCTGCCTTGAAGAGGTTCCAACTGGAACTCAAGTAGCGTGCTTGGCATGTGAACATAAGTTCCATCTCGCCTGTGTTTGGAGATGGTTCATGAGAAGCATTTCCTGCCCACTTTGCAGGTTTCGTTTGCCCCTCCGAGGCGGCTGA
- the LOC113281616 gene encoding vacuolar protein sorting-associated protein 29-like translates to MVLVLALGDLHIPHRASDLPAKFKSMLVPGKIQHIICTGNLCIKEVHDYLKSLCPDMHITRGEYDEDARYPETKTLTIGQFKLGLCHGHQVIPWGDLDSLAMLQRQLDVDILVTGHTHQFKAYKHEGGVVINPGSATGAYSSITYDVNPSFVLMDIDGLRVVVYVYELIDGEVKVDKIDFKKTATTQSAS, encoded by the exons atggtatTAGTATTAGCCTTAGGGGATCTACATATTCCTCATAGGGCATCTGATCTTCCTGCAAAGTTCAAATCTATGCTTGTTCCTGGAAAAATTCAACACATTATTTGCACCGGAAATCTTTGTATCAAA GAAGTTCATGATTACTTGAAGAGTCTTTGTCCAGACATGCACATAACTCGAGGGGAGTATGATGAGGATGCACGTTATCCTGAGACAAAGACATTAACCATAGGTCAATTCAAACTTGGATTGTGCCATGGTCATCAG GTTATCCCATGGGGTGACCTAGATTCTCTAGCTATGCTCCAGAGACAGTTGGATGTGGATATCCTTGTCACCGGCCACACTCATCAATTTAAGGCTTATAAACATGAGGGTGGTGTTGTCATAAATCCTGGATCTGCAACAGGTGCTTACAGCAGCATTACATATGATGTTAACCCAAGCTTTGTTCTGATGGACATTGACGGTCTACGTGTTGTGGTGTATGTTTATGAACTTATCGATGGAGAGGTGAAAGTAGACAAGATTGATTTCAAGAAAACAGCGACAACTCAATCTGCCAGCTGA
- the LOC113281617 gene encoding probable serine/threonine-protein kinase PBL3, with translation MGNCLGNSNSAQVDNANSSHNTSGASKSSSKNGHSTSPGGLTISIFSRKSIDSPRSEGEILASPNLKAFSFNELKNATRNFRPDSLLGEGGFGYVFKGWIDDQTFAATRPGSGMVVAVKKLKPEGFQGHKEWLTEVNYLGQLHHPNLVKLVGYCLDGENRLLVYEFMPKGSLENHLFRRGPQPLSWAIRIKVAIGAARGLSFLHDAESQVIYRDFKAANILLDADFNAKLSDFGLAKAGPTGDKTHVSTQVMGTQGYAAPEYVATGRLSAKSDVYSFGVVMLELISGRRAVDKTKVGIEQTLVEWARPYLVDKRKLFRIMDTKLEGQYPQKGALMAATLALQCLNGDAKARPKMSDVLNTLDQIRAPRDTKSEQQSLPSPVRRSPRSHAAGSPRRYHQPSPLNITPRGSPLPSRLSPRVQ, from the exons ATGGGTAATTGTTTAGGTAATTCTAATTCAGCTCAAGTAGATAACGCCAACTCATCTCACAATACTTCTG GTGCTTCAAAAAGTTCCAGCAAAAATGGTCATTCTACGTCTCCTGGTGGCCtcacaatttcaattttcagtagAAAGAGTATTGATAGTCCAAGATCTGAAGGTGAGATATTGGCGTCTCCGAATTTGAAGGCTTTCTCTTTCAATGAGCTAAAGAATGCCACTAGAAATTTCCGTCCTGATAGTCTCCTTGGAGAAGGAGGATTTGGTTATGTATTCAAAGGATGGATTGATGATCAAACTTTTGCTGCCACGAGACCTGGATCTGGAATGGTTGTTGCTGTCAAGAAGCTTAAACCCGAAGGTTTCCAAGGCCACAAGGAGTGGTTG ACGGAAGTTAATTATCTTGGCCAACTTCATCATCCTAATTTGGTTAAACTTGTTGGGTACTGCTTGGATGGTGAAAACCGGCTACTGGTTTATGAGTTTATGCCAAAAGGAAGCTTGGAAAATCATCTTTTTAGAA GAGGGCCTCAACCACTCTCCTGGGCAATAAGGATCAAGGTTGCTATAGGTGCTGCTAGAGGGCTATCGTTCTTGCATGATGCAGAATCACAAGTCATATATCGTGATTTTAAAGCAGCGAATATTCTTCTCGATGCG GATTTTAATGCAAAGCTTTCAGATTTTGGGTTAGCCAAAGCAGGTCCTACTGGTGACAAAACTCATGTTTCCACGCAAGTCATGGGCACACAAGGTTATGCAGCACCTGAATATGTTGCCACGG GTCGGCTTTCTGCAAAGAGTGATGTTTATAGCTTTGGAGTTGTGATGTTAGAACTAATTTCTGGGCGCCGTGCAGTAGATAAGACAAAAGTGGGTATAGAACAGACTCTGGTGGAGTGGGCTAGGCCATATTTGGTTGATAAACGCAAGTTATTCCGGATTATGGACACCAAGTTAGAGGGCCAGTACCCCCAGAAAGGAGCACTCATGGCTGCCACCCTTGCGTTACAGTGTCTCAATGGTGATGCGAAAGCACGTCCAAAAATGTCTGATGTCTTGAACACTCTTGATCAGATCCGAGCGCCTAGGGATACCAAATCCGAGCAGCAATCACTTCCTAGTCCTGTTCGTAGATCACCAAGAAGTCATGCTGCAGGTTCACCAAGGAGATATCATCAGCCCTCTCCTCTAAATATTACTCCTAGAGGCTCCCCATTGCCTTCTCGCCTGTCCCCACGTGTACAATAA